CTAAACCGTAGACATAAATTGGTTACAAAAAATGTAACAGTACAGATTTTACAAAAATAATCACCAAAAATAAGATTAAGCTACAACAAAATCGAAATAATAAGCTCAATTAGTTAGATGATCGTTATTTACCTCTTTATAATTTTTTAACTGATGATTGATTTCAACCGTTGCGCAAACCGCCCGCTGTGTTCTCTGATTTTGCGCTCCCCACGTCTGCATTAATCGGTCACGCCAATTTATAATATAAGAATTTGGGCCTGAACTATATGAGATTTAGCCTAATATCGGATGTAGTACCATGGGCTCTCTTTAGAAGTTTTGGAGTTAGCTGGGCCGGGATGGTCCAGTTAAAGTGTAAAACCAATAATTATGCACTAAGGGTGGGGAAATTGTACAAAATGCCCCCATTTTGTAAAAAGTTTAATAATATGTCCTCAAACTACGACAATTGTAAAATATGTCACGCATCATGCACCACACATGATGCGTGTATATTGGTGCGTGATGTGTGGCCAACGAACACTTAAGCATGACAAGCACGTGTAGCGCGCACTAACTAACCCGAAACACGAATTGTGTGTTACTTTTTTATCGAGGCACTGAATTCAGTTTTAAAAATCACACGCACCCAATACCGTCAAATCAAGCTCCGAACTAAGATTTTATTGAATTCGTTCGTTTCTTCCCTTTTTTGCTTCTCACTTACTCGATTCTAGAGAAAGTTCAACCAAAACCGTGATTATACCCGTTTACTCCCCCTAACACGGGAGCAGACACCAATAAACCGACATTCGTCTTTAAACTTGCTGATCGGGCAAAAATTTGTCAAAAACGCGAATCGAGGGTTTTATGTTTGTTCGTGCATGGTACAATGTGTAAACAGGTTTATAAATGCTTCTAGGTTGAAGGGATTACGAAATCGGGGAAGGATCAAACAAAAAAATTGATGAATCGCTCCTAATTTGGAAAATCACATGGTGCGTGTTTGTGTGCTTTTGTGCATTCAAAAACATATCTGAGTGACTTTTTAAAAGAGCAGCACGCACGGTGCATGTTGCTTGTATTTTATTGTGTATTGCGTGTTAAATAAAATGTCTCGGATAAATGCTCAAAAACACACATCGCACATGGATCACCACACATCGTGCATGGTGCGTGATCAGGAAGCATTATAGCAATTTTGATTTTACAGGGCATATCATCAGGGGCGAAAGTGTGTAGGGGCAGAGGGGGGCGCCGCCCCCAGTGaaatttttttttcagtgtaaaatttttgagtttttcgactttgcccccggtagatttttttttgccccaaacctacaaattttgccccaaattctccaacttttgcctcaaaatcttcaaattttgccccaaaatctccaacttttgccccaaattcttcaaattttgtctaaaaaaattgctacggtttaaaaATTTTTTTTACCCCAGTGAAAAAAATACTAGTTTCACCTCTGCATATCATTAAACGATATTGAATTTGACATTTTGACCAATTTACCCCACAAGTAACTCCAAAACGTCTAAAGCAAGCCCATGGTACTACAATTGTTATTTGACCAAAGCCCAAATAGTTCAAACCCCAATTTGTGTATTATAAATTGGCGTCTCCGATTACTTCAGGGAATGGGGAAGGGCAAAATAAGAGACCACAGCTCACGAACGATTAAAATCAATCAATCAGttcaaaaatcataaaaaggtaaaAACGATCTTTTAACTAATTGAACTTATTATTTCGGTTTTGTTGTAGCATAATCTTATTTTTGGTGATTAATTTTGTATATCCTGTAGCGTTACATATTTCTTGTAACCGATTTATATCTAGGGTTTAGTTTTGGTTCGTAATCAATTTGACCTAAAATTGTAGATAATTTAATTACGAGTTGTGTTTTGTTGTGTTAGACCTGACCATCATGATGGCATAAACTAGTTCTGTGTTCGTGTAATCATTAAGATTTAAGCATGTGTAATTGTGAGCAGAATTTGATGTTTTGTCTCTAATACTTGATGCTAAAGTATATTGAATTTTGAAAAGTGCCGTCTTAGGCGATTTATCCATAGCAAATAATAAACCTTTTAATGTATATTATTGATGATTGTGCATATTTCATTAAAAAATGATCATATTAAATCACAAAAACCATGTTTGTACGATTCTGGTTATCTTTGATGATATATGTTATCTGTTGTGTATCTGTATATGCAAAATTGGatgatatatattgtatatatatttggAACTTTATTTAATCTTTTGTTGGAGCTGATATTGTTTCATTGATTCGAAGTATATATGGGTTTGTTTATCTTTCAGTAATGTAAGTATGGAAGCAACAAGAAATGGTAATTGTAAATCAAAAGAAAATGTCCAACGCGAGAATAGAATTTTGTTTGAGAGCGAGGAGTATTCTGAGTACATTCCCGAGTTTAACGGAGTGCGTGATCCTATGGAAGCCATGATGTGGATTTCTCGTATGGAGACAAATTTTAATGCTATTGACTGTTCTGAAGAGGACAAGGTTGTATTTGCTGTCATTAAGTTGAGATCGGAGGCGTTGCGTTGGTGGAAATGTGTTAAGGATACGAGTGGGCCCGAGACGGTAACAAATATGACATGGAGTGAATTCAAGGAACTCTTTAAACAAGAGTTTCGTCCGATGATGAAAGTGATGAAAATAGTTGGAGAGTATTTTACTATTAAAATGGGAAGCCGTGAAACAGTGCAACAGTATACTTCTCGCTTTGAGAAGTATGCGTGGTTTCTGACATGTCATGTTACACGTGAAGAGTTTTTGATTTGCTTGTATGTAAGGGGATTGAATGATAGTATACGAGATT
This window of the Rutidosis leptorrhynchoides isolate AG116_Rl617_1_P2 chromosome 7, CSIRO_AGI_Rlap_v1, whole genome shotgun sequence genome carries:
- the LOC139858717 gene encoding uncharacterized protein — protein: MEATRNGNCKSKENVQRENRILFESEEYSEYIPEFNGVRDPMEAMMWISRMETNFNAIDCSEEDKVVFAVIKLRSEALRWWKCVKDTSGPETVTNMTWSEFKELFKQEFRPMMKVMKIVGEYFTIKMGSRETVQQYTSRFEKYAWFLTCHVTREEFLICLYVRGLNDSIRDFITAKDMVSFEKTRQAAFAIARWQNMQLEEENNLKGNGRECRYGSKRCYKCGESGHLARECH